The sequence CCGGGTGTCCCGCAGTTCTGCCCTTGCTTCCAAAGCGACGGGATTTCCGATTGCTAAATTTGCGGCTAAATTGGCTGTGGGTTACACCTTGCCGGAACTGACCAATGATATTACTAAAAAAACTCCAGCGTGTTTTGAACCCAGTATTGATTATGTGGTGACGAAAATCCCCCGTTTTACGTTTGAAAAATTTCCTGGAGCTACGCCCTACTTGACCACCCAAATGAAATCCGTTGGGGAGGCAATGGCGATTGGACGTACCTTCCAAGAGTCATTTCAAAAGGCGATCCGTTCTTTAGAAACCGGGCGGGCGGGCTGGGGCTGTGACCGAGCGGAAGTATTGCCAACCCTAGAGCAAGTGCGGGCGAATTTACGCACCCCGAATCCTGACCGGATTTTTCATTTACGCCATGCGTTACTATTAGGAATGAGTATTGAGGAATTATACGAATTAACTGCCATTGACCCCTGGTTTTTGCGGGAATTAGCAGACTTATTAAGGGTAGAATGTTATATGAAAATTACCCCATTTGAACAGATTAGTGCCGAGGATTGGTACTTAATTAAACAAAAGGGGTTTAGCGACCGTCAAATTGCCTTTGCCACCCGTAAAACCGAAGCGGAAATCCGTGCCCATCGCCAAAAATTGGGCATCATTCCTGTTTACAAAACGGTGGATACTTGTGCGGCAGAATTTGAAGCCTATACCCCCTACCACTATTCCACCTATGAGCAGGAAAGCGAAATTCGTCCTACGGATAAACCCAAGGTGGTGATTTTAGGGGGTGGACCCAACCGAATTGGTCAAGGTATTGAGTTTGATTATTGCTGTTGTCATGCCGCTTTTGCTCTCAAGGCACAGGGCTACGAAACCATTATGATTAACTCCAATCCTGAGACGGTTTCCACAGACTACGACACCAGCGACCGGTTGTATTTTGAACCCTTGACTTTAGAGGATGTTCTCAATGTTTTAGAAGCCGAAAAGCCCATCGGTATCATCGTCCAATTTGGGGGGCAAACCCCATTAAAACTCGCCTTGCCCCTCTATCATACTCTTAATAATCAAAAGCATCTTATTACCCAAATTTGGGGTACCTCACCGATTTCCATTGATATTGCGGAAGACCGGGAAAAGTTTGAACAAATCTTGCGGGAATTGGATATTAAACAACCCCCCAATGGCATTGCCCGGGATGAACAGGAAGCCTTAAGTATTGCCCGGAAAATTGGTTATCCAGTGGTGGTACGTCCCAGTTATGTTTTGGGGGGGCGGGCGATGGAAATTGTTTATTCCGATGGAGATTTAGAACGCTACATTAAAACTGCAGTGCAAATTGAACCGGAGCATCCGATTTTGGTGGATAAATTCCTGGAAAATGCAATTGAAGTGGATGTGGATGCCCTGCGGGATCAAACCGGGACAATTGTGATCGGAGGAATTTTAGAACATATTGAGCAAGCGGGGATTCATTCGGGAGATTCCGCCTGTGTCTTGCCCACCTACTCTTTATCTGACCAAATTTTAGAGCAAATTCAGACCTGGACCAATGCGCTTGCCGAACGTTTAGAAGTTGTTGGCTTAATGAATGTCCAATTTGCCATCCAAGGGGGACAGGTTTACATTTTAGAAGCGAATCCCAGGGCTTCCCGAACCGTACCATTTATTGCTAAAGCTACCGGTGTTCCCCTCGCTAAACTAGCCGCCAGAGTGATGGCTGGGGAACGATTGGTGGACATAGGCATTACCGAAGCAGTGATTCCGAGTTATTATTCAGTGAAAGAGGTGGTTCTACCCTTTGAAAAATTCCCTGGTACGGATACACTTTTAGGTCCAGAAATGCGTTCCACTGGGGAAGTGATGGGAATTGCCACTGAGTTTGGTCGTGCCTTTGCCAAATCCCAAATTTCTGCCGGTCAAAATCTCCCCCTTGCGGGTCGGGTGTTTGCTTCTTTTAACGACCGGGATAAGCAGATTGCCGTACCGATTATTCGAGAATTAATTGAACTCGGTTTTCAAATTGTAGCCACCCAGGGAACCCGGCAAATATTGCTAGAACATGGCTTAACCGTTGAAAAGGTATTAAAACTCCATGAGGGTCGTCCTCATGTGATTGATTGGATTAAAAATGATCAAATTCAATTGATCTTAAATACCCCTTCTGGTGAGGATGCCCAAGCGGATGGGCAATTGATCCGTCGCACGGCTCTGGCGTACAAAATTCCTTTGGTAACGACGATTGCGGGTGCCCGGGCAACGGTAGCGGCGATTCGAGCACTGCAAGCGGGTATGCCTGCTCCAAAAACCATTCAAGATTATTACCAATTACTTCAGAAGTAAACTGTGACGAATCATCCAGATAGTAACTCAGAAATTGAATTATTTTTTCAGGGGTTACAACGCTTTGGTATCACCCTAGGCTTAGAGCGGATTCAAGCCCTGTTAGATCATCTGGGAAAACCGCAGGATCAGGTACCTGTGATTCATGTTACGGGTACCAATGGCAAGGGGTCTGTCTGTGCCTATTTAGCCAGTATTTTGACCGCCTGTGGTTATCGTACAGGACTTTATATTTCCCCGCATTTAATCGCTTATCAAGAGCGGATTCAAATTAATCATAAACCCATTGAACTAGCAGATTGGTGGCGGATTTTACAGCAGATTAAGCAAGTGGTTGAAACCCATAACATTTCCATTACTGAATTTGAAGCCATTACTGCGATGATGTGGATTTATTTCGCTGAACAACAAGTAGATATTGCCGTGGTCGAAGTAGGTTTGGGGGGGCGATTGGATGCTACTAATGTTGTGCTTCACCCTCTAGTGACTGTCATCACATCTATTGGTTTGGATCATCAGGAACGTTTAGGCCCTCAGTTAACAGATATTGCCCGGGAAAAAGCGGGTATTCTTAAGCCCAATTGTCCCCTGGTGCGTGGGCCAGTTCCCCCCTCGGCGGCTCAAGTGATTGATGCCCAAGCCCATGCCCTCCATTGCCCAGTGATTGTGGTAAATCAGCCCGTGAATTGTGCAGATCAATACCTTGATTTTTGTGGGCACAATTATCCTATTCCCCTGGCAGGAGCGCATCAATTTGTGAATGCTCAAATTGCCCTGGAAGTAATTAGCCAATTGCGGCAAAAAGGATGGAAGTTACCAGTATTTCAAGTCCAGCAGGGAATCGCCAATACCCACTGGCCGGGGCGTTTGCAATGGGTGCATTGGCAGGGGAAAAAAATCCTCTTGGATGGGGCGCACAATCCCCAGGCGGCTCAGATATTGCGCCAATATATTGATGAGCAGAATTTCCCACCAGTGCATTGGATCATCGGTTTATTAAAAACTAAAGATGCGGTTGAAATCCTGCACCACCTATTACGTTCTGGAGAGCGGGTGAGTTTTGTGCCCATTCCCGGTCATCATTACCACGAAACCGCCTATCTCAATGACCTAGCGCAACGCATTTGTCCAGGGATTTTCAGCCAAACTTATGCCGATAGTTGTAGTGTTTTATCAGCTATTGCCCCTAGTGATATAACCGTTATCTGCGGTTCTTTATATTTAATCGGTCAGGTACTCAAATTCATTACATCTTAAACATTTACCATAGGATCAAATCCACCGAACGGAGATGACGGCAACACCATTGATTATCAGGGACTTCTACAACATAAGCATCCTGCCAAGTACTTACCATTTTATTCCTGAAATAATGGGCATCTCTATTGATTTGAGCCAACCAGAAATTCCATCGTTGGCATACCAATATGACCCAGAACCAAGGGCGGGGATACCCCCCTGCGACCGCTAACTTTGAATTGATAGAAGTGCCCTAATGCCATTCCCCTAATGACTGTGGAATAGCCACGTTGTCATGGCATATTTGACCCCCGATTGTACAGGCAGGGACTGGTGTGGATGGGTATAATACGCTGGGAAAACCACCACTGCCCCCTGTTGCGGTTTAACAGTTACCCCCTGCCGGTCAAAATAGGTTTCTCCCCCGGTAAAATCCTCGTTCAAATAGCCCACAATCCCCACATCCCGCGTGGGAATCCCCTGCGCTATTTCCATTCGCCGACTGTTTAGTAAGACATTATCCACATGGCGTTGATAAAATTGCCCCGGTTGGTAACGCAAAATCGAAATAGATTCCATATCATAAAAACCGATGCCATAGGTGCGGTGGAGGAATTTTTGTACCGGTAATAAACAGGCCATAAGCAGTTGATTAGTGGATTTAAGTAAGGGTTGCTCCCCACCCAAATTGAGAATATCGCTGGCACGAATTTGGGTATCCACCGTATCCAGTAAAATACCCGCCATCTTTAGTTCTTGAGAGTTAATGATTTCAATAATATGCTGACAAATTTTAGGGCTAAATACCCCAGGAACAAAAAAAATATCCTGGTCTAAGGGAATGAAATCCATCTTGAGGTAACTGCCAATTTAGAAGTTATCTTGATCCTCTTGAAAACCTAAATTTTTCCAACTTTCCTTGAGTGCTTTCCACAGTTTTTTGATTTCCCGATAGGCTTCTTCACTGGTGATTTTACCCCCTGTTTCTAAACCGCAAATAATCCCAATTCTTTGGGCAAATTCCTGCAAATTGGCATTAAAAATCAACTTTTCCGGGGTAAATTCCCCCCGATAGGTAGAACGGGCGTAAATGAAGCTTTCTTTATCCACTTCATTGGGTATTTCTTCTGGGGTAGGCACGGGCGTTGGGAGGTAAGGTGGTATAATCTATTCTATCATTTTTTCTTGCCTACTCTGCCCCCTTTAGAAGGCAGGGAATCCTAGACTTGCACATTTACAAAGGTGATTATTCTGGATGCCAGAGCCAATTTTTTTCAAAATGGTCCTAAAATAGAGGGGCAGAGCCATCCCTGGGTAAATATGGGTGTACCTTGAGGGGCAAGACATCAAACGGATAGTGTGCATGGACATCCGCAACGGATTTATTGAAACCATCGGCAAAACGCCTTTAATTCGCTTAAATTCTCTGAGTGAGGCGACTGGCTGTGAAATTTTGGGCAAGGCGGAATTTCTCAACCCCGGCGGCTCGGTGAAGGATCGGGCGGCTTGGTCCATCATCCGGGATGCGGAGGAACGGGGGCTACTGCGCCCTGGCGGTACGGTGGTGGAAGGCACGGCGGGGAATACGGGGATTGGTCTCGCCCACATTTGCAACGCCCGGGGGTATCGCTGTTTGATTGTGATTCCTGAAACCCAATCCCAGGAAAAAATTGACCTATTGCGATTACTGGGTGCGGAGGTGAAATTGGTTCCCGCCGTCCCCTATCGTGATCCGAATAACTACGTTAAAGTTTCCGCTCGGCTGGCACAGGAAATGGACAACGCCATCTGGGCAAATCAATTTGATAATCTGGCAAACCGGCAAGCGCATTACACCACGACGGGGCCAGAAATTTGGCAACAAACGGACGGAAAAATCCACGCTTGGGTGGCGGCAATTGGCACGGGGGGAACATTTGCAGGGGTTTCTTTATATTTGAAAGAAAAAAATCCCGACATTCGTTGTGTGGTTGCTGATCCCCTGGGAAGTGCCTATTTTAGTTATGTCAAAACCGGTGAATTGAAAGCATCAGGTAATTCCATCACCGAAGGAATTGGTAATTCCAGAATCACTGCCAATTTAGAAAATGTACCGATGGATGATGCGCTACAAATTACCGATTTAGAATGTGTAAAAATGGTATATCATCTCCTGTGGCGAGAGGGGTTATTTTTGGGCAGTTCGACTGGCATTAATGTGGCCGCTGCGGTGCAATTAGCGCACCAATTGGGGCCGGGACATAGAATTGTAACGATTTTGTGCGATGGTGGTGCCCGTTACCAATCCCGTTTATTCAATCAAACTTGGTTACGGGAAAAAGGACTTTGGCCAGCGGAGTGGGATTGAATGGAACCATCTCAAACATCGGCACTCTTGCCATCAGGGCCCAATGGGTTCATTACCTTCCTTTACTACTTTGGTCTCACCAGTTTAATTGCGAGTGTAGTGATTGCCCAAGCGTTACATCTGGATTTAGGAACACCAACCCCTTATCAATACGCTTTTATCCTAGGGATGATTGGTGGGGTTTGGGGTAGTTATTTTAATCGGTCAGTAACCTTAGAACTCCAGAGTCATCACCCCCAAAATCTGCTGGCAAACTTAGAAAATAAATTGCAGGAACTCGGGTTCACGCAATGTCAACAGCAAGAGCAAATACGGATATATTCCCCTCAGTTATTGCCCTCTTTATTCATGGGGAAAATTCGTGTCCTAGTCGCAGAAAACCAGATCAAGATTGTGGGACGAGCGGTTCACATACAGCAATTGCAGAAAAGTTGCTCCCAGGAATCTTCATAGTAGTTTCAAACAAGTTTGCGACATTGTAGGGCATCAACTCGGTCTAATTTGCATGAATTGTAAGCCAAGAAATTTAGGGCACTTCTAAAAATCGGTCGCAGGGGCGTAGCCCGTTTTGGTTTTCGATAGCATGGGCATTGTAGCCAGATAACCTTCAATGGGTGCAAATAATATAGAGGTGCCCTTTATTGATACTTCAAAAATCACGGGTCGCAGGGCGTAGCCCCGTTTTGGTTCTCAAATTGTCTGAGATTTTCATATCGAAAAAATGTATCAACCTCACCAATACCCGGTAAGGTCATAACCGAGTTGGGACATCATCTCCCGGAATAGGGGCAAACTCAAGCCGATCACATTGCTATGACAACCGGTGATCCGTTCCACCCAGATACCGCCTTTTCCCTCCAGCGCAAAAGCCCCTGCACATTGTAAGGGTTCCCCCGTATGAATATAAGCCTGCATTTGTTCTGACGTTAACCGGCTAAAAAATACTTGGGTGGTGGCGACACGGGTGAGGGTTTCGCCGGTGGTTAGGTCAATGAGGGTGTGCCCGGTATGCAATTGCCCCTGGCTCCCACTGAGGTGTTGCAGTTGCGCTAGGGCGGTCGCCGCATCGCTAGGTTTGCCATAAATCACCCCCCCCAACTCAAACAGGGAATCACAGCCCAACACCACCGCTGGCGGGGTAAATCTGGTCGCCACTTCGGTCGCTTTCGCCTCGGCAAGGGTTGCCACCAAGGCCACCGGGTCGGAGTTCTGAAATTGTCCCTCATCCACCCCACTGGGGCACACCAGGGGTGCCAGCCCAATCTGGCGCAGGAGTTGCAACCGGGCGGGGGAAGCGGAAGCTAAAATCAACTGGGGGAGGTTAGGCATCCAGGGCTTGGGCAAGCAGGGGGGGTAAACGGCGGTAGAGTTTGCCAGTACGGCGTTCCAGGGGCGCCAACGCCACCATGGCGGTACAAACGATTTCCCCTTGACGGGTCAGTTCGTAATCCCAGACCAACCGCACCCCTTGGCGGGGACGGGGACGGGCTTTGACCAGGATTTCTTCGCCCAAGAAAACGGGTTTTTGGTAGCGGATGGACAAATCCACCACGGGTAAATCGCAACCGGCGGCCACCAAATCCCCAAAATTCAAGCCCCGCCCCTGCAACCAGGCCACCCGTGCCTGCTCCAGCCAATGCACATAACTCCCGTGCCACGCCACCCCCGCATAGTCCGTGTCCTGGGGATAGACCTGCACCGGGTACACAAACCAATCCGCCCTCATACGCCCCCGACCGGCTGGGATGGGACATGGGACGTACTGGGGGTTTTGGGGCGATACTGTTCCAACACCATACTCACCAGTCCCCAGGTGGCCGCCGCCGCCGCCACGATCAAAATCAAGGCTAAGACAATCATCATGCCCGAATTACTCCGCCCCCGTTTGGCTGCTACCATTGCCGGGGTGGCTGTAGTAGGAGCCGTAATCTGGGTGGCATTGGGGTCGCCGGTGGTCAGCAGGGTCACGGTAATCCGGTGGCTCCCCAGGCGGATCACATCCTGGTCATGCAAAACCCGGCTGGTTTGATGCAAGGTTTCCCCATTTAGCCCCGTCCCATTGGCACTGCGGTCGGTCAAAATCACCTGGTCGCCGCTACTGCTGATCAAAGCGTGGTAACGGGAAACTTGTTTATCCGGCAGAACCACCCGGTTCACAGGTTTTCCCCCCAGGCGGCTGGGCATTTGCTCATATTCCCGCCCAAACGCTATCGGTGGCGCATAATGATGCTGGGTCGCCGCCCCCGTCGTCGGGTCATTCCAACTCAACTGGACATAGATGGGTTCATCCATCACATCTCACCCCCCATGCCTCCCATCATAACCCCTAGAGCAGGGGCTTCAAGTCCCGCAGAACCTCCAACGCCGTCTGGTAGCGTTCCGTGTAGAAATAGGCCACCATTTTGTCCAAAATATCCGCCAACGTCCGGCTCACCTGCGCCCGCTCCCGCCAGATGGGCAGTCCCGTATCCTGGTCTAAATCCAAATCCCGGGGTGGGGTACCGGTCAACGCCTGAATGCCAATCATCCCCACGGCGTAAAGATCGCTGTTTAACTGGGGTCGCCCCGCCATCTGCTCACTGGGGGCATAACCCCGGGTGCCCACCGCCACCGTGTAATCCCCTTCCGTGCCCGCCGCTTTGGGTCGCATCTGCTTCACCGCCCCAAAATCAATCAAGACCAACCGCTGGTCCTTCTGGCGGCGAATGATATTGGCCGGTTTCACATCCCGGTGAATCACCTTATGCTCATGCACAAACGCTAAGACTTCTAAAATGCTCCGCAAAAAATGCACCGTGTAGGCCTCATCCCGCTTTTGCCCCGGCACCAACTCCTTATCCAAGGGCGTGCCCTCAATAAATTCCTGCACCAGGTAAAATTCTTGATTTTCCTCAAAATAGGCCAACAACTGGGGAATCTGCCGGTGCCGCCCCAGGACTTCCAAAATTTCCGCCTCCGTATTGAACAGACGGC comes from Synechococcus sp. C9 and encodes:
- a CDS encoding FHA domain-containing protein gives rise to the protein MDEPIYVQLSWNDPTTGAATQHHYAPPIAFGREYEQMPSRLGGKPVNRVVLPDKQVSRYHALISSSGDQVILTDRSANGTGLNGETLHQTSRVLHDQDVIRLGSHRITVTLLTTGDPNATQITAPTTATPAMVAAKRGRSNSGMMIVLALILIVAAAAATWGLVSMVLEQYRPKTPSTSHVPSQPVGGV
- a CDS encoding folylpolyglutamate synthase/dihydrofolate synthase family protein, coding for MTNHPDSNSEIELFFQGLQRFGITLGLERIQALLDHLGKPQDQVPVIHVTGTNGKGSVCAYLASILTACGYRTGLYISPHLIAYQERIQINHKPIELADWWRILQQIKQVVETHNISITEFEAITAMMWIYFAEQQVDIAVVEVGLGGRLDATNVVLHPLVTVITSIGLDHQERLGPQLTDIAREKAGILKPNCPLVRGPVPPSAAQVIDAQAHALHCPVIVVNQPVNCADQYLDFCGHNYPIPLAGAHQFVNAQIALEVISQLRQKGWKLPVFQVQQGIANTHWPGRLQWVHWQGKKILLDGAHNPQAAQILRQYIDEQNFPPVHWIIGLLKTKDAVEILHHLLRSGERVSFVPIPGHHYHETAYLNDLAQRICPGIFSQTYADSCSVLSAIAPSDITVICGSLYLIGQVLKFITS
- a CDS encoding 2OG-Fe(II) oxygenase, whose translation is MDFIPLDQDIFFVPGVFSPKICQHIIEIINSQELKMAGILLDTVDTQIRASDILNLGGEQPLLKSTNQLLMACLLPVQKFLHRTYGIGFYDMESISILRYQPGQFYQRHVDNVLLNSRRMEIAQGIPTRDVGIVGYLNEDFTGGETYFDRQGVTVKPQQGAVVVFPAYYTHPHQSLPVQSGVKYAMTTWLFHSH
- a CDS encoding nucleoside triphosphate pyrophosphatase → MPNLPQLILASASPARLQLLRQIGLAPLVCPSGVDEGQFQNSDPVALVATLAEAKATEVATRFTPPAVVLGCDSLFELGGVIYGKPSDAATALAQLQHLSGSQGQLHTGHTLIDLTTGETLTRVATTQVFFSRLTSEQMQAYIHTGEPLQCAGAFALEGKGGIWVERITGCHSNVIGLSLPLFREMMSQLGYDLTGYW
- a CDS encoding thioesterase family protein gives rise to the protein MRADWFVYPVQVYPQDTDYAGVAWHGSYVHWLEQARVAWLQGRGLNFGDLVAAGCDLPVVDLSIRYQKPVFLGEEILVKARPRPRQGVRLVWDYELTRQGEIVCTAMVALAPLERRTGKLYRRLPPLLAQALDA
- the carB gene encoding carbamoyl-phosphate synthase large subunit, yielding MPRRQDIKKILLIGSGPIVIGQACEFDYSGTQACKALREEGYTVVLVNSNPATIMTDPELADRTYIEPLTVETLSQIIAQERPQALLPTMGGQTALNLAVRLAKSGILAQYNVELIGAKLSAIEKAEDRKLFKEAMERIGVGVCPSGLAETWEEAQQIAQQISSYPLIIRPAFTLGGTGGGIAYNQEEFEQIARSGLEASPVSQILIEQSLLGWKEFELEVMRDLADNVVIICSIENLDPMGVHTGDSITVAPAQTLTDKEYQRLRDYAIRIIREIGVETGGSNIQFAINPLNGEVVVIEMNPRVSRSSALASKATGFPIAKFAAKLAVGYTLPELTNDITKKTPACFEPSIDYVVTKIPRFTFEKFPGATPYLTTQMKSVGEAMAIGRTFQESFQKAIRSLETGRAGWGCDRAEVLPTLEQVRANLRTPNPDRIFHLRHALLLGMSIEELYELTAIDPWFLRELADLLRVECYMKITPFEQISAEDWYLIKQKGFSDRQIAFATRKTEAEIRAHRQKLGIIPVYKTVDTCAAEFEAYTPYHYSTYEQESEIRPTDKPKVVILGGGPNRIGQGIEFDYCCCHAAFALKAQGYETIMINSNPETVSTDYDTSDRLYFEPLTLEDVLNVLEAEKPIGIIVQFGGQTPLKLALPLYHTLNNQKHLITQIWGTSPISIDIAEDREKFEQILRELDIKQPPNGIARDEQEALSIARKIGYPVVVRPSYVLGGRAMEIVYSDGDLERYIKTAVQIEPEHPILVDKFLENAIEVDVDALRDQTGTIVIGGILEHIEQAGIHSGDSACVLPTYSLSDQILEQIQTWTNALAERLEVVGLMNVQFAIQGGQVYILEANPRASRTVPFIAKATGVPLAKLAARVMAGERLVDIGITEAVIPSYYSVKEVVLPFEKFPGTDTLLGPEMRSTGEVMGIATEFGRAFAKSQISAGQNLPLAGRVFASFNDRDKQIAVPIIRELIELGFQIVATQGTRQILLEHGLTVEKVLKLHEGRPHVIDWIKNDQIQLILNTPSGEDAQADGQLIRRTALAYKIPLVTTIAGARATVAAIRALQAGMPAPKTIQDYYQLLQK
- a CDS encoding cysteine synthase A; protein product: MDIRNGFIETIGKTPLIRLNSLSEATGCEILGKAEFLNPGGSVKDRAAWSIIRDAEERGLLRPGGTVVEGTAGNTGIGLAHICNARGYRCLIVIPETQSQEKIDLLRLLGAEVKLVPAVPYRDPNNYVKVSARLAQEMDNAIWANQFDNLANRQAHYTTTGPEIWQQTDGKIHAWVAAIGTGGTFAGVSLYLKEKNPDIRCVVADPLGSAYFSYVKTGELKASGNSITEGIGNSRITANLENVPMDDALQITDLECVKMVYHLLWREGLFLGSSTGINVAAAVQLAHQLGPGHRIVTILCDGGARYQSRLFNQTWLREKGLWPAEWD